The nucleotide sequence CAACTCGTACGGCATTTGTCAGGATGTCCCGTTTAGTCCGATACAGTCCGTGCGCGATGCTCGCTGCTATTTCGATAGTCCCGACGATCAATCATGTCTGCAGTCGAACACTACAGacgccatctgctctgtttccagagctattctgTTGCTAAAGTGTCGCGACTTTCCTCCTTTAGGACTTCCTATGATTGTACGTTCACTAGTTTCACATTTCCATTATTGCATAGTAGTAGCAGTGTACTGTATCAAaagctaacagaagaaacactgaactacaaaaacaGTTTAAACAACGCCACCTTGAAATACAAGGATTTCAAAATAGACAGCTTGAAGACTCTAGAAATCTCATTTGTACTGGtaaatataattttccgtttttcgaCTGCCGGAGTATACTTGTACCTTCCCCAGTTACGCAACTTGCCTGGAAAGATACtcttgtcctttcagatcacgTGCATAACACAGATCCTGTGTTCGGAGGTCGTGTATCGTATGGCAGGCGTCCCTGACTTACCTACAGCAGTGCTGATAGACagcgccctcacacttctcagctgtatctggctgAACTCATTCTGCTACCAGATGTATTCTTGTGTTCGCCATTTCAGGCTTCCTGACCAGCTACTATCTGCTGAAGTAAGCCAGTTATTCCGTCGTGAGGTGCTGTGTGTTTATACCGTGGAGTATAGTATGTGTGGCAGCTGTTGCTTTGGAAAAGACGAGTAAACATTACCTGATCCACAGTCGTATAGTAGTCCTTGCAGGGATTTCAGTGTCTGTGGCATTCAACTTGGTTTGTCTCGGACTGCTTGGATACATGTACCTACGTACTCGGTGCTCCATGCGGCAActcaaaattgttgataacaaGAAATTTGTCTCAAAAAAGCAATGTCTTTTTATGTCAGTTAAAGCCATTATATTaagtggaataggaattattattagAATTGGGTTCCACCAAGCTCAGGGAATTGCGCAGATAGTGTACTATATACAAGGACcagtgctcttcgtctgtttcgtttgcaatggaacgacgctccccatactgaagaacaggatacttctTTGGTGGAACCCAACCGACATCTCTGCAGGTCTAGAGCTGTGTTCGGCAGCCGAGAGAAATCTCACCAGGAGAAACAATGAAGTCTCCCTTTTCAGAATCCTCGCTGTAGCCTCCTTCAGTATTTTTCGCAAATAACTGTCTCCACACTACACTGCATTAAGCTCAGCAATAAAAATGGACTCTACCTGGTATGACaatattaaatgtcattaaatctGATATCGTACAGCCAATACTTCTCTTTCCTAACGTCTCCTTCATTTATAACTGTGTGCTTATTTGTGAGTGGTAGCCTCTGTCTACCTATTCTAATGCACTGAGACTACTTACTAAAATTGTTGGGAAATGATTTGTGTATACAAtaggctgcgtcaatcacacagcttgtTATATACAAGGAAAACGCAGCACGTTGTCGGAGGAATTCCCGTTCGTCAGTGTCATCTACCGTGGCGatggtgcatttctggacacatgttcgtaggacgttTTTTCTCCGTTTTCATTCGAGGATCTGTCTTTGCAGtatgttaattttattaatgtatgatATTAGTATATATCATATTATgtctgaaacaaagaaattttccaTGTGTGTGT is from Schistocerca cancellata isolate TAMUIC-IGC-003103 unplaced genomic scaffold, iqSchCanc2.1 HiC_scaffold_1148, whole genome shotgun sequence and encodes:
- the LOC126159885 gene encoding uncharacterized protein LOC126159885, which codes for MSAVEHYRRHLLCFQSYSVAKVSRLSSFRTSYDCTFTSFTFPLLHSSSSVLYQKLTEETLNYKNSLNNATLKYKDFKIDSLKTLEISFVLVNIIFRFSTAGVYLYLPQLRNLPGKILLSFQITCITQILCSEVVYRMAGVPDLPTAVLIDSALTLLSCIWLNSFCYQMYSCVRHFRLPDQLLSAEVSQLFRREVLCVFIPWSIVCVAAVALEKTSRHYLIHSRIVVLAGISVSVAFNLVCLGLLGYMYLRTRCSMRQLKIVDNKKFVSKKQCLFMSVTAIILSGIGIIIRIGFHQAQGIAQIVYYIQGPVLFVCFVCNGTTLPILKNRILLWWNPTDISAGLELCSAAERNLTRRNNEVSLFRILAVASFSIFRK